A region of Granulicella sibirica DNA encodes the following proteins:
- a CDS encoding cytochrome c3 family protein, whose amino-acid sequence MRNLLLMFVILFGLSAGLRAQDGGASKPAAPAQPIAFNHKLHIQTAKLECNDCHESRGDGSTVSMPQPPKCMLCHASVATDKPDIQRLAAAAKNEDSIPWVRVYRVPSFVTFSHKTHTAAGNKCEECHGPVAERTAIALEHPTNMGSCIACHSAKQAPTGCDTCHGIMSKNGHSPFDADGVVLARLQVPSGKTSKSMVSGSSEERRLSAAEAFLHAPML is encoded by the coding sequence GTGCGGAACTTGCTGCTGATGTTCGTCATACTCTTCGGCCTGAGCGCTGGTCTCCGCGCGCAGGACGGTGGCGCGTCTAAGCCGGCCGCCCCGGCGCAGCCCATCGCCTTCAACCACAAGCTGCACATTCAGACTGCGAAGCTCGAATGCAACGACTGTCATGAATCTCGCGGTGACGGTTCGACGGTCAGCATGCCGCAGCCCCCGAAGTGCATGCTGTGCCATGCGTCGGTTGCGACGGACAAGCCGGATATTCAGCGCCTGGCGGCCGCGGCGAAGAATGAAGACAGCATTCCCTGGGTTCGCGTCTACCGTGTGCCTTCGTTCGTGACCTTCAGCCACAAGACTCACACGGCAGCGGGCAACAAGTGCGAGGAGTGCCATGGGCCGGTCGCTGAGCGGACTGCCATTGCACTTGAACATCCCACAAACATGGGAAGCTGCATTGCCTGCCATTCGGCAAAGCAGGCTCCGACCGGATGCGATACGTGTCACGGGATTATGTCGAAGAACGGCCACTCGCCTTTTGATGCCGACGGTGTCGTTTTGGCCCGCCTCCAAGTTCCTTCGGGAAAGACGTCGAAGTCCATGGTGTCGGGATCTTCTGAGGAGCGGCGTCTAAGCGCCGCGGAAGCTTTCCTTCATGCGCCTATGCTGTAG
- a CDS encoding GMC oxidoreductase has product MAQKKVDVLIIGSGHTGGMAAKILTEKGIACTMLDAGPMLNFEKDRELKPVHELPYRGFDAPGRLPHVFQASEFNANMWVDEKTIPYYHPPDQIYNWVRVRSVGGRSPFWGRQSFRHSDYEFKSKDHDGFGENWPISLKDLEPYYPRVEEIFRVTGHTDGLPQYPDGKFIEDNSPWSGAMQRFVNAGKKHGVPVTKARSALGKDGMAASINLVIPDAVATGKLTTIPNAIVRQITVDKATGLADGVLFVDRHSHREMVLKARVVIVAAGTLETTRLLMISNICNSSGALGHYLTDQIYGAGIICSVPEARDGKGGKGLMGGGALIPGFRNLDTKSDGFLRRYAVNVSNNNGPFDARSLPFYGKELDKKLQSYNGSSFSTNIMGETLGHYENHVTLNKDVVDAWGMPTLNIYTKYTSNETNMTKDYIDTMSAMAEDAGFDILVKNYEFNPPGFSIHEQGTARMSDDPKKGVVNKWNQSHDMKNLFITDASVFVSAGWQNPTITMCTLAMRASDYLAEEMRKGNV; this is encoded by the coding sequence ATGGCACAGAAGAAGGTGGACGTCCTCATCATCGGGTCGGGACATACCGGCGGAATGGCCGCAAAGATTCTGACGGAAAAAGGTATCGCCTGCACGATGCTGGATGCCGGTCCGATGCTGAACTTCGAGAAGGATCGCGAGCTGAAGCCGGTACACGAGCTTCCTTACCGAGGATTCGATGCGCCGGGCCGTTTGCCGCACGTCTTCCAGGCGAGCGAGTTCAACGCGAACATGTGGGTGGATGAGAAGACCATTCCTTACTACCATCCGCCTGATCAGATCTACAACTGGGTTCGGGTACGCAGCGTTGGTGGACGTTCGCCGTTCTGGGGACGTCAGTCTTTCCGCCACAGCGACTACGAGTTCAAGAGCAAGGATCATGACGGCTTCGGCGAAAACTGGCCGATCTCGCTGAAGGACCTGGAGCCTTATTATCCGCGCGTGGAAGAGATCTTCCGGGTCACGGGACACACCGATGGTTTGCCGCAGTATCCTGACGGTAAGTTCATCGAAGATAATTCTCCCTGGTCCGGGGCCATGCAGCGGTTTGTGAACGCCGGCAAGAAGCATGGTGTGCCGGTTACGAAGGCGCGGTCGGCGCTGGGCAAGGATGGGATGGCCGCTTCCATCAACCTGGTGATTCCGGATGCGGTGGCCACCGGGAAGCTGACGACGATACCCAACGCGATCGTTCGGCAGATCACGGTGGACAAGGCGACTGGCCTAGCTGACGGAGTTCTATTTGTTGACCGCCACTCGCACCGCGAGATGGTCTTGAAGGCAAGGGTGGTGATCGTTGCCGCGGGAACTCTGGAGACGACCCGTCTGCTGATGATCTCGAATATCTGCAACTCGAGTGGCGCTCTCGGGCACTATCTCACGGACCAGATCTATGGCGCGGGTATCATCTGCTCGGTTCCAGAGGCACGCGACGGCAAGGGCGGCAAGGGCCTGATGGGCGGAGGCGCGCTGATTCCGGGCTTTCGCAACCTGGATACGAAGAGCGATGGCTTTCTTCGCCGCTATGCCGTCAACGTCTCCAACAATAACGGTCCGTTCGACGCGCGCTCTCTGCCGTTCTATGGCAAGGAACTGGATAAGAAGCTGCAAAGCTATAACGGGAGTTCCTTCTCGACAAACATCATGGGCGAGACGCTTGGGCATTACGAGAACCACGTTACGCTCAACAAAGATGTCGTGGATGCCTGGGGCATGCCCACGCTCAACATTTATACGAAGTACACGAGCAACGAGACCAACATGACCAAGGACTATATCGACACCATGTCGGCGATGGCCGAAGACGCTGGTTTCGATATCCTGGTCAAAAACTACGAGTTCAACCCGCCTGGCTTCTCGATTCATGAGCAGGGCACAGCGCGCATGAGCGACGATCCGAAGAAGGGCGTCGTCAACAAGTGGAATCAGAGCCACGATATGAAGAACCTCTTCATCACCGATGCAAGCGTTTTCGTAAGTGCGGGCTGGCAGAATCCGACGATTACCATGTGCACGCTCGCCATGCGTGCTTCGGATTATCTCGCCGAGGAGATGCGGAAGGGCAACGTCTAA
- a CDS encoding gluconate 2-dehydrogenase subunit 3 family protein — translation MKRRDFVKGLAVATATASTAFGQQNSGAQAQNPPPATNTVDQGTMAVNPSAASSPRAISRVQRDAQVRTPNIPISQPDDVAITETRYFTPVRFATLTHLCEVFMPAGDDYPSALKAGTPEFLDFYIGASPREQQAMYNNGLDRLNADSMKQFNIPFAKADAKQADAVIRPHLKGWMNDHPPTEGHIRFVNLAHRDIRTATMNSPVWAKAAEALGERTPGVGLYWHPIDPGTQTWVSNGMAQATPTSKQKHS, via the coding sequence ATGAAACGGCGCGACTTTGTGAAGGGCCTTGCTGTCGCCACGGCAACGGCAAGTACAGCGTTTGGACAGCAGAATTCGGGCGCGCAGGCGCAGAATCCGCCTCCGGCTACGAACACAGTCGATCAGGGAACGATGGCTGTCAACCCGTCAGCGGCCTCCAGTCCGCGGGCAATCTCCCGCGTCCAGCGGGATGCGCAGGTCCGGACGCCGAACATCCCGATCTCGCAACCGGATGACGTGGCGATCACGGAGACGCGTTATTTCACCCCGGTGCGTTTCGCGACCTTGACGCATCTCTGCGAGGTGTTCATGCCGGCTGGTGACGACTATCCAAGCGCCCTGAAAGCCGGTACGCCGGAGTTCCTGGACTTTTATATCGGGGCGTCGCCCCGCGAACAACAGGCCATGTACAACAACGGCCTTGATCGCCTCAACGCCGACAGCATGAAGCAGTTCAACATTCCGTTTGCGAAGGCTGACGCGAAGCAGGCCGATGCCGTCATCCGTCCTCATCTGAAGGGATGGATGAATGATCATCCGCCGACGGAGGGTCACATCCGTTTCGTTAACCTGGCGCACCGCGACATTAGGACGGCCACGATGAACTCGCCGGTTTGGGCGAAGGCAGCTGAGGCGCTCGGCGAGCGTACGCCGGGCGTGGGACTTTACTGGCATCCGATCGATCCGGGCACGCAGACATGGGTGAGCAACGGCATGGCGCAGGCCACACCAACCTCGAAACAGAAGCATTCCTAA
- a CDS encoding ATP-binding protein, with translation MFAAFKIFVAASGATILIRIINIWFPLYQFSIALKIICATASIPAGILFAWRSQAIAKNITRFFDLLVSDQQRSEALRKSEEFLERTGTIAGVGGWEVDLVTNEVTWSAETYRIHRVPLDYKPTLKEGLAFYTPECRPIITAAVQRACEGGEGWDLELSVTRCDGVRIWVRTVGAAELKDGVPIRLAGAFQDVTARVAERTALRDANERVALATDSGGIGIWDWDIAKGFVHCDRWMHRLHGMTYTGEPADEMLWREQLHPDDRESVVGALHDALAGGKPYDMEFRVLWQDGSIHNIRATAQISRDDAGEPIRMVGANWDVTESRQLTAALAQQHELLRVTLQSIGDGVITTDAYSNITWMNPVAERMTAWSVSEAIGLPITEVFQIVHAESGAAVNNPVVVCLASRSATNLAPNTNLISRDGSQLGIEDSAAPILGDRGELRGAVLVFHDATEQRSLIAETRRVDKMELKLKDDFLSHVSHELRSPLTSIYSFSSIIADGLAGSTTAEQKQYLGIVLKNVEQLQFMIEDLLTVTQMREGKLSIHPQAISAQEAVSDTIDTMQGAAARKNLSLRSECQIEIDNAYADPTRLRQILIILLDNAIKFTPEGGTISVQVSEESAGYLLVQVSDTGCGIPPEQRGRVFENLYQIDRAGQGEPNGSGRNGLGLGLHIAKDLVTRQGGRIRISDAPQRGTVFSFTVPTCAGKLAGFAASDEWMATA, from the coding sequence GTGTTTGCCGCTTTCAAGATCTTTGTTGCTGCCAGTGGCGCTACGATCCTGATCCGCATCATCAACATCTGGTTCCCTCTCTACCAGTTCTCTATTGCCTTGAAGATCATTTGTGCCACCGCGTCGATCCCAGCCGGGATCCTGTTCGCCTGGCGATCGCAGGCCATTGCGAAAAACATCACGCGTTTCTTTGACCTTCTCGTGTCTGACCAGCAACGCAGTGAAGCCTTGAGAAAGAGCGAGGAGTTCCTCGAGCGCACTGGAACGATTGCGGGCGTTGGTGGCTGGGAGGTGGACCTTGTTACCAACGAAGTAACGTGGTCGGCGGAAACCTACCGCATCCATCGAGTTCCGCTCGATTACAAGCCGACGCTCAAAGAAGGACTCGCTTTCTACACGCCCGAGTGCCGCCCGATCATTACCGCCGCGGTGCAGAGAGCATGCGAGGGTGGGGAAGGATGGGACCTCGAGCTTTCCGTCACTCGCTGCGACGGCGTTCGCATTTGGGTCCGCACCGTCGGAGCGGCGGAGCTTAAGGATGGTGTTCCGATCCGACTGGCTGGGGCCTTCCAGGATGTAACCGCCAGGGTTGCAGAACGCACGGCGCTCAGGGACGCCAACGAGCGAGTCGCGCTCGCCACCGATAGTGGTGGGATCGGTATCTGGGACTGGGATATCGCCAAGGGGTTTGTTCACTGTGACCGGTGGATGCATCGTCTTCACGGCATGACATACACCGGCGAGCCCGCCGACGAGATGCTGTGGCGCGAACAACTTCATCCTGACGATCGGGAGTCTGTTGTGGGTGCGCTCCACGACGCACTGGCCGGTGGAAAGCCATACGATATGGAGTTCAGAGTCTTATGGCAGGATGGTAGCATCCACAACATTCGCGCGACTGCGCAGATATCCCGTGATGATGCCGGAGAGCCGATTCGCATGGTGGGAGCGAACTGGGATGTCACTGAATCGAGGCAGTTGACCGCAGCGCTCGCTCAGCAACACGAATTGCTCCGTGTCACCCTCCAGTCCATCGGAGACGGTGTTATCACGACCGACGCCTATTCCAACATCACCTGGATGAATCCCGTCGCCGAGCGGATGACCGCATGGTCTGTCAGCGAGGCCATCGGGTTGCCGATCACGGAGGTCTTCCAGATCGTTCATGCCGAGTCAGGTGCGGCCGTCAACAATCCGGTCGTCGTGTGCCTTGCAAGCCGAAGCGCTACCAACCTTGCACCGAATACGAACCTCATCTCCCGCGACGGAAGCCAGTTAGGCATCGAGGACTCGGCGGCCCCTATTCTCGGAGATCGAGGTGAACTTCGCGGAGCGGTGCTGGTCTTTCACGATGCGACCGAACAGCGCAGCCTGATCGCGGAGACGAGACGCGTGGACAAAATGGAGTTGAAGCTGAAGGATGACTTCCTCTCGCACGTCTCGCACGAGCTACGCTCTCCGCTTACGTCGATCTATTCCTTCAGTTCCATCATTGCGGACGGCCTTGCCGGGAGCACGACGGCAGAGCAGAAGCAATATCTTGGCATCGTTCTCAAGAATGTCGAACAGCTTCAGTTCATGATTGAGGATCTTCTAACCGTCACGCAAATGAGGGAAGGCAAGCTGAGCATCCATCCGCAGGCGATCTCGGCACAGGAGGCCGTCTCGGATACCATCGACACGATGCAGGGCGCAGCCGCTCGCAAGAACCTTTCGCTTCGGTCGGAGTGTCAAATCGAAATTGACAACGCTTATGCCGATCCTACCCGTCTTCGCCAGATCCTGATCATTCTTCTCGACAATGCCATCAAGTTCACCCCTGAGGGTGGCACAATCAGCGTCCAGGTCTCGGAAGAGAGTGCCGGCTACCTGCTCGTGCAGGTCTCGGATACGGGATGCGGAATTCCACCGGAGCAGAGGGGGCGGGTTTTCGAGAATCTCTACCAGATCGACAGAGCCGGCCAGGGGGAACCAAACGGATCTGGCCGAAACGGACTCGGACTGGGCCTTCATATAGCAAAAGACCTAGTCACGAGACAGGGTGGGCGGATCCGGATCTCCGACGCTCCTCAGAGAGGTACGGTCTTCTCCTTCACGGTACCTACCTGCGCCGGCAAGTTGGCTGGATTCGCCGCGAGTGACGAGTGGATGGCTACGGCCTAA
- a CDS encoding response regulator yields the protein MKLKKILVVDDDPEMRLALKIRLRANNYEVEAAEDGVSAIAEARRRQPDLILLDLGLPAGDGFTVLERL from the coding sequence ATGAAGCTGAAGAAGATCCTGGTAGTGGACGATGATCCGGAGATGCGCCTTGCCCTGAAGATCAGGCTGCGCGCCAACAACTACGAGGTAGAGGCGGCGGAGGACGGCGTTTCAGCCATTGCGGAGGCGCGGCGGCGCCAGCCCGACCTGATCCTTCTCGATCTTGGCCTTCCGGCGGGCGACGGCTTTACTGTTCTCGAACGTCTCTAG
- a CDS encoding ligand-binding sensor domain-containing diguanylate cyclase has translation MGYLRKVRVRRAKYLATLLIVLVSFSSVIFASESKLTQYTQTELTDRNGLPQNSVASVTQTRDGYLWFGTQEGFARFDGIRFTVFNTLNSRGLKDNYIQLLASGLDGSVWIGTRSGLTRYREGVFRSYITADTPLTTLFASRDGSIWVGSAGRLYSVKDDQVRLYGAKDGLPCNDIRGIAETPDGTMWFATAQGLMSLKDGRFRLYTTTDGLPDSNILRIVASHNGSLWLATPKGIAHWDPGHGLLENIATASMPSHARISSLLVDHEGMLWVAFMHSGIASFSKGSLTGYTHRDGLPSDDVSAIYEDRANHLWIGLAEGGAVELREGLFESFGEKEGLSENMIWTVLQARDGSVWVGTNSTGLNHVTKDGKVRVFTTRDGLPDGSVNGLSEARDGSLWIGSEHGILSRLFNGHITSFRDAESPDARIASILEDRNGDLWLSFHELNGLVRFHDGKFEHYKSPGLLNTSVFAPDGSIWLGSDHGGVTHFSSGTFTSYTTANGLLSNFAQAIYVDPEGVTWAGTSPGGLNRIKDGKITTYSVAQGLFDLTVGAIVEDDSGNLWMTCNKGIFRVSKKELNDYADGKISSIHSIVYGTPDGMRVAECNFGASPSIWKGENGRLWFATVAGVASIDPRLGQVVPSPPPATVESVVVNQKVVPFQREVIAGPESTDLEIQFTAPDFVAPERIRFRYRLRGFDPNWVEVGPRRQAFYTRLPPGHYFFEVQAAHGEGEWGPSAPGIKLRMTPHFWQTGWFRLSCGLLLILISVVTYRIRTGYLVRRNAELEQRVLQRTAELQKATRAAEAAQAALHEQATRDGLTRVWNRRSIFEILEREIDRSRREDGDVCVVMADLDHFKQVNDTHGHQAGDCVLQEVARRISGLMRPYDSVGRYGGEEFLIVLPGCTQADAFTRAEEFRQAVYGIPIPFGQKSVTATCSFGLAAAVNAANCEEMVAAADEALYVAKRTGRNKVHVYAIEESLSTIIFN, from the coding sequence ATGGGCTATCTCCGGAAAGTTCGAGTGCGGCGAGCGAAGTATCTCGCAACTTTACTCATCGTCCTCGTCTCCTTCTCGTCTGTCATCTTCGCGTCGGAATCCAAGCTGACGCAATATACCCAGACGGAACTGACCGATAGAAACGGACTCCCGCAGAATTCTGTCGCTTCGGTGACGCAGACGCGCGACGGCTATCTCTGGTTTGGCACGCAGGAAGGCTTCGCCCGCTTCGACGGAATTCGATTTACCGTCTTCAACACACTCAATAGCCGAGGCTTGAAGGATAACTATATCCAACTCCTCGCTTCGGGTCTGGATGGAAGCGTTTGGATCGGGACCAGGAGCGGGCTAACCCGCTATAGAGAGGGTGTATTTCGCAGTTACATTACGGCCGATACCCCGCTCACTACGCTCTTCGCAAGCCGCGACGGAAGCATCTGGGTCGGAAGTGCGGGACGGCTGTACTCGGTCAAAGATGATCAAGTTCGTCTCTACGGAGCAAAGGACGGGTTGCCGTGCAATGATATCCGCGGCATTGCCGAGACTCCGGACGGAACCATGTGGTTTGCGACGGCCCAGGGGCTGATGAGCCTGAAAGATGGTCGCTTCCGGCTCTACACAACAACCGACGGTCTTCCGGATAGCAACATTCTAAGAATCGTCGCCTCCCATAACGGATCTCTGTGGTTGGCGACCCCCAAAGGGATCGCTCACTGGGATCCAGGTCATGGCCTCCTCGAGAATATAGCCACAGCCAGCATGCCCTCACACGCGCGCATCAGTTCCCTGCTTGTGGACCATGAAGGAATGCTGTGGGTCGCCTTCATGCACAGCGGAATTGCCTCATTTTCCAAAGGCTCGCTCACTGGCTATACGCATCGCGACGGCTTGCCCTCGGATGATGTGTCCGCCATCTACGAGGACCGTGCCAACCACCTTTGGATTGGACTCGCGGAGGGTGGCGCGGTGGAACTCCGAGAGGGGCTCTTCGAGAGCTTCGGGGAGAAGGAAGGTCTCTCCGAGAACATGATCTGGACCGTCTTGCAGGCCCGCGACGGAAGCGTCTGGGTCGGCACGAACAGCACCGGTCTGAATCATGTCACGAAAGATGGAAAAGTACGCGTATTTACAACCCGGGATGGCTTGCCCGATGGGTCGGTGAATGGCCTCAGTGAGGCGAGGGACGGAAGTCTCTGGATCGGTTCAGAGCACGGTATTCTCAGCCGGCTTTTCAATGGCCACATTACCTCCTTTCGAGACGCCGAGAGCCCCGACGCGCGGATTGCTTCGATCCTCGAGGATAGAAATGGCGATCTGTGGCTCTCGTTCCACGAACTCAACGGACTCGTGCGGTTTCATGATGGAAAGTTTGAGCACTACAAATCACCGGGGCTGCTGAATACGTCTGTCTTCGCTCCCGATGGTTCGATCTGGCTCGGCTCGGATCATGGGGGAGTAACTCACTTCTCTTCTGGAACCTTTACGAGCTACACCACGGCAAATGGCTTGTTGAGCAACTTCGCCCAGGCGATCTATGTCGATCCTGAAGGAGTCACCTGGGCGGGAACATCGCCTGGCGGCTTGAACCGTATCAAGGATGGCAAGATTACGACGTACTCTGTCGCCCAGGGCCTGTTCGATCTGACAGTTGGTGCGATTGTCGAGGACGATTCCGGCAACCTCTGGATGACGTGTAACAAAGGTATCTTCCGGGTAAGCAAGAAGGAACTCAATGACTATGCGGATGGAAAGATCTCTTCCATCCATTCCATCGTGTATGGGACCCCTGACGGGATGAGGGTTGCTGAGTGTAACTTTGGCGCAAGTCCGTCGATCTGGAAAGGCGAGAATGGACGCCTCTGGTTTGCCACGGTTGCTGGCGTCGCTTCGATCGACCCAAGGCTCGGCCAGGTCGTTCCTTCTCCGCCGCCCGCGACGGTCGAAAGCGTGGTGGTCAACCAGAAGGTAGTTCCGTTCCAGCGGGAGGTTATAGCTGGGCCAGAGAGCACCGATCTCGAAATCCAGTTCACCGCGCCTGACTTTGTTGCTCCCGAGCGCATCCGATTCCGCTACCGGTTGCGTGGATTCGACCCGAATTGGGTTGAGGTAGGACCGCGGCGACAGGCGTTCTACACCAGACTGCCGCCAGGCCACTACTTCTTCGAGGTGCAGGCAGCACATGGCGAGGGGGAGTGGGGACCGAGCGCTCCGGGAATCAAGCTTCGCATGACACCGCACTTCTGGCAGACGGGATGGTTTCGTCTCTCCTGCGGATTGCTCCTCATTCTGATCTCGGTGGTGACCTATCGCATAAGGACAGGTTATCTTGTACGCCGTAACGCCGAGTTGGAGCAGCGGGTCTTGCAAAGGACGGCCGAGCTCCAGAAGGCGACCAGGGCCGCGGAAGCAGCTCAGGCAGCCCTGCATGAGCAGGCCACGAGGGACGGCCTCACAAGGGTGTGGAATCGCCGTTCCATCTTTGAGATTCTGGAACGTGAGATCGATCGATCCCGGCGAGAGGACGGCGACGTGTGCGTCGTGATGGCCGATCTAGATCACTTCAAACAGGTCAACGACACGCACGGACATCAGGCCGGCGATTGTGTGCTCCAAGAGGTGGCCCGGCGAATTTCAGGTCTTATGAGACCGTACGATTCGGTTGGCCGCTATGGCGGCGAGGAGTTTCTGATCGTACTTCCAGGTTGCACGCAGGCCGACGCCTTCACGAGAGCGGAGGAATTTCGCCAAGCCGTCTACGGCATTCCGATACCGTTTGGGCAGAAGAGTGTTACGGCGACCTGCAGCTTCGGACTCGCGGCAGCGGTCAACGCGGCGAACTGCGAGGAGATGGTGGCTGCGGCGGATGAAGCCCTATACGTAGCCAAGCGAACCGGTAGAAACAAGGTTCACGTGTACGCCATCGAAGAGAGTCTTTCGACGATTATCTTCAACTAG